Proteins encoded together in one Procambarus clarkii isolate CNS0578487 chromosome 11, FALCON_Pclarkii_2.0, whole genome shotgun sequence window:
- the LOC138363707 gene encoding mucin-22-like, protein MPQFLLTEDNTNTGEVLESTTNTGEVLESTTNTGEVLESTTNTGEVLESTTNTGEVLESTTNTGEVLESTTNTGEVLESTTNTGEVLESTTNTGEVLESTTNTGEVLESHTNTGEVLESHTNTGEVLESTTNTGEVLESTTNTGEVLESTTNTGEVLESHTNTGEVLESHTNTGEVLESHTNTGEVLESNTNTGEVLESNTNTGEVLESNTNTGEVLESTTNTGEVLESHTNTGEVLESHTNTGEVLESNTNTGEVLESNTNTGEVLESNTNTGEVLESNTNTGEVLESTTNTGEVLESHTNTGEVLESHTNTGEVLESNTNTGEVLESNTNTGEVLESNTGEVLESNTGEVLESTTNTGEVLESTTNTGEVLESTTNTGEVLESTTNTVAESKTTTNNLQSNLKSDSLETLETPHIFNTHQEQGKTPRVQFLPTTRHFSLDTEQTARLRPHRASTLSSHIALFNSTCIQSATLPDSHPASQLSIPGHTELSALLKASSQPLPHFTTLPTTHRLL, encoded by the exons atgccgcagttcctgctcacaga GGACAACACCAACACGGGTGAGGTGCTAGAGAGCACCACCAACACGGGTGAGGTGCTAgagagcaccaccaacactggtgagGTGCTAGAGAGCACCACCAACACGGGTGAGGTGCTGGAGAGCACCACCAACACGGGTGAGGTGCTAGAGAGCACCACCAACACGGGTGAGGTGTTAGAGAGCACCACCAACACGGGTGAGGTGCTAGAGAGCACCACCAACACGGGTGAGGTGTTAGAGAGCACCACCAACACGGGTGAGGTGCTAGAGAGCACCACCAACACGGGTGAGGTGCTAGAGAGCCACACCAACACGGGTGAGGTGCTAGAGAGCCACACCAACACGGGTGAGGTGCTAGAGAGCACCACCAACACGGGTGAGGTGCTAGAGAGCACCACCAACACGGGTGAGGTGCTAGAGAGCACCACCAACACGGGTGAGGTGCTAGAGAGCCACACCAACACGGGTGAGGTGCTAGAGAGCCACACCAACACGGGTGAGGTGCTAGAGAGCCACACCAACACGGGTGAGGTGCTAGAGAGCAACACCAACACGGGTGAGGTGCTAGAGAGCAACACCAACACGGGTGAGGTGCTAGAGAGCAACACCAACACGGGTGAGGTGCTAGAGAGCACCACCAACACGGGTGAGGTGCTAGAGAGCCACACCAACACGGGTGAGGTGCTAGAGAGCCACACCAACACGGGTGAGGTGCTAGAGAGCAACACCAACACGGGTGAGGTGCTAGAGAGCAACACCAACACGGGTGAGGTGCTAGAGAGCAACACCAACACGGGTGAGGTGCTAGAGAGCAACACCAACACGGGTGAGGTGCTAGAGAGCACCACCAACACGGGTGAGGTGCTAGAGAGCCACACCAACACGGGTGAGGTGCTAGAGAGCCACACCAACACGGGTGAGGTGCTAGAGAGCAACACCAACACGGGTGAGGTGCTAGAGAGCAACACCAACACGGGTGAGGTGCTAGAGAGCAACACTGGTGAGGTGCTAGAGAGCAACACTGGTGAGGTGCTAGAGAGCACCACCAACACGGGTGAGGTGCTAGAGAGCACCACCAACACGGGTGAGGTGCTAGAGAGCACCACCAACACGGGTGAGGTGCTAGAGAGCACCACCAACACGG tggctgaatctaaaacaacaacaaataatctTCAATCTAATTTGAAGAGTGATTCATTAGAGACGCTTGAGACACCGCACATCTTCAACACTCACCAAGAACAAGGTAAGACTCCACGTGTCCAGTTCCTACCGACAACAAGACACTTcagcctcgacacagagcagacggcCAGACTCCGGCCCCATCGAGCTTCCACGCTCTCGTCTCACATTGCGCTCTTCAACTCTACCTGCATTCAGAGTGCTACGCTCCCCGACTCTCACCCCGCATCCCAGCTCTCTATCCCTGGCCACACTGAGCTCTCTGCGCTGCTCAAGGCTTCGTCTCAACCCCTACCACACTTTACTACACTGCCAACAACACACCGACTGCTGTAA